ACCAGTCGAGCGCCTGCTTCATCCCCTCATCGAACAGCACGCGCGGGGTGTACCCGAGCTTGGTTCGCGCCTTCGCGATGGAGAAATCGAGGTTCAGTCCGGCGAACTTCAGTTGTGCCTGGGTGATGCGCGGCGGGTGCGGCTTGTTCTTCCGCCGGAATACTCCCTCGCGCCAGTTCGCCCCGATGCGCGCGAGCCACACCGGAACCGGCGGGAACCCGCGCGGGCGCTTCAACCCGAGTCCGTCCGCCACCGTCTCGAAGAACCGGCGCTTGCTCACGAACTCGCCGTCGGTGATGTTGAACACTTCGCCCACGGTGCCTTCCGCCGGCGCATCAATGGCGAGCATCACCGCGTCCGCGATATTGCCCACGAACGTCGTGTTCAGTGCGAAGCGCCCGCGCGCGATGTACATGACGCTCCGCTCTTTCAACCGATCCGCGAGGCGCGGGAGTACCGTGCGGTCGCGCGGGCCGTACACGAATCCCGGCCGCAGAATTACAACCGGCACCTTTTGCTTGCGGTGGTACTGGAGCGCGAGGCGCTCAGCTTCGACCTTCGATTGTGTGTAGCCGTCGATGTGATCGTTCGGCAGCGGCTCGGTTTCGTCCGTGCCGTAGTGGTGCCGGGCCGCGTACACACCGAGCGAGCTGACATGAACGACCCGGTGAAGCGACCGACCAAGGGTCGCGTCGAGCAAATGACGCAGCCCCTCTACATTCACCGCGCGGTACCCGTCCACGTGCCCCCAGTCGCCGACCTTCGCGGCGCAGTTCACAACGACGTCGCAGCCCTCGATGGCCCGCGCGAGCGCGTCCGCGTCCGTCAGATCCCCGCGAACCACAGTGGCCCCGAGCGATTCGAGGAACGCGGTGTCGCTCCCCGCGCGGGCGAGCGTGCGAACCGTGTCCCCGCGGCGAACGAGTACTTCGGCGACGTGCGAACCGACGAACCCGGTCGCACCGGTGAGTAGAATCGTGTGAGGCATCGCGTGTTCCGAGTTCCGCGGTCCGGGGTCCGTGCGGGAACCCGGAGCTTTGCTGATTGCGAAGCAGCGGATGTTCTGGGAAACGGTGTGAGAACGGCAAGGTTCGGAAGAACCGAACCGGGTATAGTGAAATCACGTGGGAAACGGCACCGCGGGGACCGAACGCGATGAACACATTCTGTGGGCGGGCACTCGTGTGCGCTCTCGTGGCGCTGGTGGTGCCGGTGGGAGCGCGGGCCGGATTGCACTATTCCGGTGAGCAGTTCGCGGAGTTGCCGAGCCGCCCGTCTGGGTTCTTGACCGACCACCGTGCCCTGAGAGCTGCCGGACGCGAGCGCCCCGACGGATTGCCGTCCCCCCTCCGAGACGACTACCTTGCTGCCGCCACGCGACTAGAGAAACTCGCGAAAACGCGGGCACTGACGGCTGACGAGGTCGCGGACCTCGGCGCGGTTTACGTTCGGCTTGGCAAAAACGAGAGCGCCCTTAACGCACTTGTCCCCGCCGTCCGCAAGTTCCCCGAGCACTTCCGAATTGCCGCAAACCTCGGCACCGCGTTCCAACTGACGGGTGACCTCGAACGCGCGGGCGTGCAACTCGAAGAAGCCGTTCGACTCGCCCCCGCGAAACTCAAACCGTTCGAGCAGGCGCATCTCAAACTCGTGCGCCTGCGACTCAAGGAAGGTAAGGCCGCGAACCAGCCGGCAATGATCGATGACCTGTTCGGGGTGAAGTTTGTCGGTGCGTCCGGCTCACCCGAAGCGGGCGCACTCGCAGACGCAGAGCGGAAGAAACTCCCCACCGACGCACTGACTACCATCGAACAACTCGCGCTCTGGCTGCCCGCGGATGCGCGTCTCCTGTGGCAATTCGGCGAAGTGTGTAACGCTCTCGGCGACGTACGCTCAGCAGTGGCAGCACTCGACGGCTGCGTCACCGAGTTTGCGCTCGGGTCGCCCGACCTCCGCAAGCGCCGGCTCGTATACCGCGCAGCGGCCGACGAACTTGCGAAGAAACCTGAGCACGAACAGCACCGCGGGACGCTGAAAACCAAATCGTCGCGCCCGCTGATTAAGGCGTTCGATGAAGCGCTCCTGCCCACGATCGAGAGCGACAAGACCAACGCCCTGCCCTGGCCGGTTCTCGCCGCGACGAGCATCAACGCTAAAGGGCAACCGGCGTTCGTGAAATACCTGGAGCAACTCGACGGCAAAACGGTCGCGCTCACCGGATTCATGCAACCGGTGAAGGACGAGCTCGCGGCGCGTGAGTTCCTGTTGCTCGAGTACCCGGTGGGGTGCTGGTTCTGCGAAGTGCCCGACCCAACCGGGCTATTAAACGTGGAATTGAAAGCGGGCAAAACAGCCGAGTTCCGCAAGGGGCTTATCAAGGTTACGGGTACACTTGTACTCAACCGCTCGGACCCCGAGGGCTACCTCTTCTCACTAAAAGACGCCCGGATCGGTGAGGCTGATTAAGATGGAGTTACAAAGCCGCCACGGATAAACACAGAGAACACGGATTAAGCAGAACAGGGATCCGTAAGCCGGAAGCGAATGTTTTTTGCCTGATCCGTGTTCTCTGTGTTTATCCGTGGCGGCTTCGCTTCTGCACCCGGCAGAAAACGAAAACAGCCGGGAGATTCCCGGCCGCTCGTTGCAACACCGTCGTGATACTTTAGCGCACGCCGCCCTTGTACTTTTTCGTGCTGCGGAGTTTGTGCTTGCGGGCCTTGCGGCGCTTCTTGGAGGCGTTCCGCTGGCTCTTCGGTGCGTGTTGAATACCCATTGTCGGTTCTCCGGTATGTGTATGCGAAGACCGGCATTCTAGCGGGGCCGGCAACCTTTGCCCACGCCACTCACCTCACCACGGTTTGCCCAGAGCCTTTGCGGTAAGGTCGTAGCCGTCGGCGGCCGTGATTTTCACCCGGACGAAGTCACCGGGCTTGAGGTTTTTGCCCTTCACTCGCACTTCGCAATCGATTTCCGGCGCGTCCGCGTAGGTGCGCCCGCGGAAATGGTTCGCGAACTCCGGGTCCGGGCCGTCGATAATGACCGGGTGCTCTTTATCGACCTGGGCCTCTGCCCACCCGAACGCGACCCGCTGTTGTACTTCCATGATCGCGGCCACGCGCGTCTGCTTCACGTCTTCCGGAATGTGACCATCGAGCTTCTCGGCAGGTGTGCCCGGTTCGAGTGAGTAGGGGAACACGCCGACGCGCTCGAATTTGAAATCCGCGACGAACTGTTTGAGTTCCTCGTACTCCGCGTCCGTTTCGCCGGGGAATCCCGTGATGAACGTGGTGCGGATCGCGAGGTCCGGCCACTGCTCCCGCAAGCGCAGGAGCAGTTTTTCGGTCGCGGCGCGGTCCACGCGGCGGATCATGCGTTTCAGCACGCGGTCGTTGATGTGCTGGAGCGGCATGTCCAGGTACGGGATGATCTTTTTGGCGCCGGCGAACGTTTCGATCAGCTCGTCCGAAATGTGTTCGGGATAGGCGTAGAGCGTGCGAACCCACTCAATGCCGTCGACCTTATCGAGCTCGCGCAGCAATTCCGCGAGCCGCGTGCAGCCGTATAGGTCCATCCCGTAGTAAGTGGTGTCCTGGGCCACGATGATGAGTTCGCGCACGCCATCGGCGGCGAGTTCGTGGGCCTCGCGGATGATCTCCTCGATCGGCTTCGTCACGTGCTTCCCACGCATCTTCGGGATCGCGCAGTACGTGCAGAGCCGATCACACCCCTCGCTGATCTTGAGGTACGCGAAGTGGCGCGGGGTGATGCGCAGGCGGGCGGTGTCCTCAAGGGCACGGACCGGGGCCGGGCGGAACAGGGACTTCTGCTCGTCGCGCTGGGAGACGGCACGGTCTACGACGTCCGCGATCTCCTCGCGCCCGAACACGCCGACGATCTGATCGACTTCGGGCACCTGTTCGAGGAGCACGTCGCGTTGGCGCTCGGCCATGCACCCGGCCACGACTACAGCACCAACCTTACCGGCTCTCTTGAGGTCGAGCATCTCGCGAATGACCGCGAGCGACTCTTGGCGGGCCGGTTCGATGAACCCGCACGTGTTCACAATGACCACGTCCGCGCCATCAGCCCCGGGTTGGAGCGCGTAGCCGTCCTGGGCGAGTTTCCCGAGCATCCGCTCGCTGTCCACGGTGTTCTTCGGGCAGCCCAAACTAATGAATGCGTAGTTCCCCTTGGATTCGGGGGCGCGGGGCGCGCCGGTTCCGGGACTTGAGGTCAGCGGGAGACTCTTCACGGACATTCGGTGGTGGCCCGGCGTGGTGTTCGGCAAAGATCGAACTGTTTTTATAGGGGCGCGGAGCGGGACGTGTCAAGCGGCACGGGGCCGGCACAGGGAAGTTGTTACAAACATTATTCTCACGTGTTCGATTGTGAAGCACTCGACCCGCGGGCCGTGGAGGTGCCGGTTAGGTTGTTACAAACATTAATTCCCAAGTGTCCGGTTGTCGGGCGCCGGGGGCCACCAACTATCACAATTGATGACAGATTAGGTTCAGATCGTTGATAAGCACTGTCGCCGGTAGGCTCGGGAACCCGTTCTTTGGTCGATGTTTAGCAATTATCGCATTTTCATATGACATACACGACAATCGGCTCCTGCATTCACGAAATCCAAGGTTTCACGCCCCGACAGCACAATTCCGAGATTTGTGCGCCGCAAACGAAACGACCGTACTTTCCCGTGCGAAGACACATCCGGCTCATAGCCTTCTCATAGACTGCGGGCATACTGGAAGTGCATCTGTATCCGACCACCCTGAACCGATTGACACGCGGCCACGTTCCCGAGTGCGAAACTTAACGCGCCGCAACGTGTTCCCCTGTTGTGTCACCATCTGATCTGATTGGTTTTTGACACGGAACGTGTAGTCCATAAACACCACGCGGGTACCATCATGGCGCCGTCCTGGCTTCGGCAATTGTTCAAAAAGCGATTCGTGGGTCAAGGCGCGTGCGCTCCGATCCAGCCCGCCCTCATGGTCGAGGCGCTCGAAGACCGCGCGCTGATGGCCGTGGCGATATGGACCGGGGCCGCGATCCCCGCACCAACGACAGGGCACAACTCGGCGCTGTGGAGCGACTCGTTAAATTGGCAGAACGGGTATCGCCCCCAAACCGGGGACGATGTCATTTTCCCGGCCGTATCCGGTGCTAACAAGCCCCCGGCGGCAATCGTCAACAATGCGTTCGTTTTCCCGAACGGTACGCACGTCCCGGGGGGGACACTCGCGAACTCCATTATCGATGGGAACTACACCATCGGCGACTTGCAGATCAACGATGATAACTACCACATCGACGCCCTATCCGCAAATACCACGTTGAGGATCAACGGGCGCATTATCTCCAACATTCCGCAGGCCCTCGGGTCACTTACTGGGCTCTCGCTGATCGGGCCGACGTTCGCTACGGGCGGGATATCGAACCTGCGGATCCAATTGAACGGACTCAACCAGGAGATTCGGAGCGATAATATCGGTGTGCTGTACATCACAGCGGACATCGTCAACCCGACCAGTGGGGCAGGCGGGTTGTTAAAGCGAGGCACCGGTACAATCGGGTTATCGGGGAACAACACGTTCACCGGCGCGGTGCGAGTCAACGAGGGGATTCTCGCCGTCGCGAGTGATAACGCGCTCGGGAGCACGATCCTCGGGGCCGCCGTGGACGCCGGCGCGACGATGGCCCTTACAAACGGGGCAACGATCTCCGATTCGCTCGATCTCGTCGGGGACGGGGTGGGTGGACTGGGGGCGCTCCGTGGGATCATCGATCCGTACCTGACGTTCCAAGCGCCCAGCACCGTCCCGTTCGGGGGCGGAACGTGGTCCGGGGGTATTGCCCTCATCGGCAACGTGACGATTGGGACCGACAGCGGGGCCACGGTCGACGTCGATACGACTGGGATCAGCGGGAGCGGGAATCTGACGAAGGTTGGGTTCGACACCCTGAGGTTGTTTACCGGGAACACATACGGGGGCAACACCCTGATTAGGCAGGGGGCGATCACAATCTTCGACAGCAACGCCCTCTCGCCCAACCCCCTCTTCTCGACCACGGTATTTGATGGTGCGACCCTGCGCGTCGGCAACGGGCTCACGGTCGGTGAGACGCTCTTCCTGAACGGTGCCGGGTTCTTCTTCGACGCCGCGGGCCGGCCCCGCGGGGCGCTCAGCCTGTTCCAGAACGGGGCGGCATCCGAGTGGACCGGCACGATCACCTTACTGAGCGCCTCGTCGTTCGGGGCGGCACTGAACGCCGAGCTCCTGCTCTCCGGTCCTATGGGGGGCGCGTTCGCGTTCACGAAGGTCGATCAAGGGAACATACGCATCGCCCGTAACAACAGCGCGACCGGGGTGCCCACGGGGTTCGCCCCGTTCACGGGTAGCACGTTCGTTAACAACGGCACCCTGGAGATCGCCGACGCGCTGGCCCTCGGGAACACGGGTACCGTCACGGTCAACTCGACCACGGGCACCTCGGGCGCGGTCGGTACCCTTCAGATCGAAGGGAACTACACGTTTGCGCGCCCCCTGGTTTTGAACGGCGTTGGTTTCAACACAGTCGGAGCGGTTCACGTCGTCAACCCGGCCGCGGGCGGCACCTCCGCTATCACGTTCAGTTCGACCGTCACCCTCGGGTCCGCGGCGTCCCTCAAGATCGACGGGGGCGACGCCCTGTCGATCACCGGGGTCATCCGCGACGGCAGCGTTCCCGCCGGGGGGGTGATCCCGAGCTTGGAAAAGACCGGGGCCGGCACCCTGACCCTCGCGGGCAACAACACCTACCTCGGGTCCACAGCTCTGCGCGAGGGGCTGACGATCATCACGTCCAACCAGTCCCTCGGTGGAGCAAACGGGGCCGGTACGCGCGTGTTCAACGGGGCCGCGCTGCAAATACCCAGCGCGATCACCATGACTGAGGATCTGACGCTCTCCGGGACCGGGATCTCCGGTGGCGGCGTGCTGCTGGTCGGAGCGGGGACCAGCCAGATCACCGGCCTGATTACCCTCCTCGGCGTCAACACAACGCAGGCCGATATTAATGTGGCCGCGGGCGGCTCACTCACGTTCGCCGGTGTGGTGAGCGGCGACGCCGACCTCCACAAAATCGGCGCGGGCGAGTTGCGGCTCGCTGGGACCGCGAGTAACACGTTCCTCACGACGACGTTCGTGGACGACGGGCGGCTCACGCTCGCGAAACCGGCCGGGCTGATCGCACTCGGCGGCCAGGTGTTCGTTGGCGACACGACCGGTGCCAACAACTCGGCCGAGCTGCGTCTGGAAGCGCACAACCAGATCCCCGAATCGGTCAGCGCGGTCACGATCATCGTGACCGTCCGTGAGGACGGGGTATTCAATCTGAACGGGTTCAACGAGTCGCTCGGCGCTCTGACCCTCCAAGGTGGCGAGATCACGACCGGGACCGGGACACTGATCCTCGCCAGTAACGTGAACGTCACGAACTCGGCCGAGACCGCGAAAATCTCCGGGAACCTGTCGCTCGGCGCGGCAGCCCGAACGTTCAATGTTTTTAATGGCGCCTCGGCCACCGACCTACAGATCGACGCCGTTATCAATAACGGCCCGGGGATCACACTGACCGGGGGCGGGACGCTCGTGCTGGGCGGGGCCAACACGTACACCGGTCCCACAAACGTGGCTCAAGGCGTGCTGCGGTTGGGCGCGAGCAACGTGCTGCCCGATACCACCACTGTCGTACTCGGGAACGGAACCACGCTGGACGTAAACGGCTTCACGGACGGGATCGTTGCCGTCACCGGTGGCGCCAGTACGACCCTCGCCCTCGGGGCCGGGGCACTGGCGGTCGGGGCTAGTAACGGCACGTCGACCTTCGGGGGAGTGATCACCGGTACCGCGGCTTCGGTGCTTACAAAGATTGGAATCGGGACGCTCACGCTGTCCGGGGCCAGCCCCGTGTTCACCGGTAAGACGATCGTGGCGGCCGGAACGGTGCTCGTGAATGCGAACCAGGGCGCCGCACAGGTGACTGTTCAGAGCGGCGCCACCCTGGGCGGGAGCGGTACCGTTGGGGCGATCACGGTGGAGGCGGGTGGGCAGCTCTCGCCGGGCCAGAGCCCCGCGATCCTGAGCGCGAATGGGATCGTGACCCTTAGCCGCGGCGCGTTCTTCGTCGTAGAGGCGACCGGCACGACCGTGGGCACTCAGTACGACCAGCTCGCCGTCACCGGCACGGCGAACCTCAATAACGCGACCCTGGTGTTCAACCCGAGTTTCACCCCTGCTCTCAATGACTCGTTCACCATTCTCACCGCGACGAGTGTTAGTGGCATCTTCAGCGGGTTGATAGACGGGGCGACCTTTACCTTCGGGACGCGAGTGTACCGGATTAATTACACCGCGACTGACGTCACCATTACGGCGCTCGCACTCGCCTCGACCGCGACGATCCAATCGAGCACCAACCCGTCGCTCCCCGGTCAGTCCGTAACGTTCACCTTCACCATTGCCCCTGCAGCAGCCGGTGACCCGGCGCCAACCGGTACTATCCAGTTCTACGATAACGGCGTGGCAATCGGCGGCTCCGTTGCCCTCACCCCGACTGGCACCAATCAAGCGTCGGCCTCGGTCACGACCGCGTTGCTCACGAACGGGTCGCACAACATCACCGCAACGTACACATCAACGAACGGCTATCAGGATCTCATTCAGGGGGATGTTGTTCTCGTCCAGGCGGTCACCGTGGCCTCGACCGTGACCCTTCAGGCCCTGAACGGTCCGAGCGTCTTCGGGGACACGGTCGGTTTCGTCGCGCGGGTGGCACAGCAATCTGGCCTGGCGGTTCCGACCGGGACGGTCACCTTTATCAACTCCACGACTGGCGAGGTTCTTGGGGTAGTGGCCCTCGACGCGACCGGTGGGGCCGCCTTCAGCACCAGCACGCTCCGCGCGGGAACCAGCATCATCTCGGCCGTCTACTCGGGTGACAGTTTCTACCGGTCCGGGTCCGGTACCGCCACCCAGATCGTCGACCGACAGTCGCGGATCGTGATCGGCACGGACGCGGGGCCACAAGCAACGGTTCAGATCTTCGATCCGCGGACCGGGGCTCTGCTTCGGGTGCTCACGCCCTTCGACGGGTACACACTCGGGGTGAAAGTGGCCACAGGAGACGTAAACGGCGACGGCATCGACGACGTCATCGTGTCCGCGGGCGCGGGCGCACCGGGCGGTCACGTGAAGGTGTACAACGGGGCCGATTACTCGGAGCTGGTGAGCTTCTTCACGTTCGTCGGGTACACGGGCGGGGTGAACATTGCGGCCGGGGACGTGAACGGAGACGGGTTCGACGACATCATCGTGGGCACGGCCATCGCCAACGACCACGTGAAGGCGTTCTCCGGGCGCAACCCCGCAGATACGCTGCTGAGCTTCTTCGCCTACGGCGGCGGGAACCCGGTCGGGGTCACGGTGGCCGCGGGCGACGTGAACGGGGACGGGCTGGCCGACGTGATCACCGGGTCCGCCACGTTCGCCGGACACGTGAAGGCGTTCTCGGGCCAGAGCAACGGGCAGATCCTGGGGAGCTACTTCGCCTACGGTGCCGGGTACCTGGGTGGGATCTACGTGGCGGCCGGGGATCTGGACGGCGACGGGCGCGACGAGATCATCACCGGGGCCACGAACGCACCGCACGTCAAGGCCCTCGACGCGCTGACCGGAGCCGAGCGCCAGAGCTTCATCGCGTACCCGGGGGCCACGTTCGGGGTCCGTGTTGGGGCGATCGACCGCGACGGCGACCGGCTCGCGGACATCCTCACAGGTGCGGGCGGGAGCGCCCCGCACGTCAAGATCTTCGACGGTCAAACCCTGGACCTTCTCGACAGCTTCCTGGCCGTGCCGCCGAATCAGTCTCCGTCCCCGGGGATCTTCGTCGGTGGAAGTACCAAGTAAGTTCGTCCGATTCGACCGCCCCGGTTCGTGAGCCGGGGCGGTTTCGTTTTTACACCGCCCACGGTCCGGATTAAATCTCTCGGCTCCCGGCGCGAATCCCTTACTGTTCGGCGGTGTCTCCCCGTCTTAATCTCTTGGCACCGTGCCGTTTCGCGGTCACAATAGTTGTTATTCGTCTCCGCGCCCCCCGCGAGCCGAGCACCATGTCCGAAGTCAACCCGGCGGATTTCGCCGCTCCCAAAACTCCGACCCGCGCGCCGGCCCCCGACACCTTTACGGGCGGGCGCACCGGACCGAACGGCCCCAATCGGTCCGCACCTACACACACTCCGCCCGGGCGCATCGGGCGCTTCGAGGTGCGCACGCTGCTCGGCGAGGGCGCGTTCGCGCGCGTGTACTTGGGGTTCGACCCGGAACTCGAACGGCAGGTGGCGATCAAGGTTCCGAAGGTCGACGAACTGACGCCCGAGTTTCGCGAATCGTTCCTCCGCGAGAACCGGCTGGCCGCGATCATCCATCACCCCAACGTGTGCCCGGTGTACGAGGTCGGCACCGACGGCACCCTGCCCTACATCGTGATGCGCGTGGTGCCGGGCACGCTCGCCGGAGTGCTCCGGTACCGCGACGGGCTCCTGCCCCCGCGCCACGCACTCGCGATTGTGCGAAAGCTCGCCCAGGGACTGGCCGCGGCGCACGCGCAGAAAGTCGTTCACCGCGATTTAAAACCCGCAAACGTACTGTTCGACGAATCCCAGCGCGAGGTGCTTATTGCCGACTTCGGCTTGGCCCGGCTCGTCGATCAGGCGACTGCGGCCAGCAACGGGGTGCCCAAGGGGACGCCAGCGTACATGTCCCCGGAACAGGCCCGCGGAGCGGCGGCCGAGATCGGGCCGCTGTCGGATGTGTACAGCCTCGGCGTCATCCTCTACGAGATGCTCACCGGGCGCGTGCCCTTTTCCGGGTCCGTCTGGGAGGTCATGCGCGACCACTGCGAGACCGCACCGATCCCCCCGTCGCGGGTCGTTGCGGGGCTCGATCCGGCTCTTGATCCCCTGTGCCTCAAGGCGCTGGCCAAGCGCCCCACGGACCGCTACCGCTCCGCGAAGGAATTCGCTACGGCTCTCGGGACGTATTTGCGCTCGAACGAGCGACCAGAGGCACTCCCGGTAGCTGCGGAGCCTGAAGAAATCCCGGCGCTGGAACTCGTTGAGGAGCCACTTGCGGACTCGGCGAAGTCTTCTGCTAAGCACACACCAGTTCCGCATTCGGTTCGCGAATCGCGCACCCAAAAAGCGGCTCCGCCTACGCCGGAGCCACGTGCCGCGTCGCGCCTCTCGGTCATTGCCCTGCTCGTCTCGGGCGCCGCACTGTTTGTCGGTGGAGTGGCGGTGGCACTTCTGGTGATGCAGAAACCAGAACCTACGAAGTCCTCGGACCCACCGGTCGCGCAGAACGACAACGTGGTGCAGACTCCGCCCGTTGTCGATCCGGCCACTTCTACGCCCGTTGCTGCGAAGCCAGTCATCATTCCCGAAGCGCCGGAACCACGCCCGGTTCTGGCGCTGAAGCCCGAAATTGCCACCGCTCCAAAGAAGGTAGAGTTGGAGCCGGTGCCGACGGCACCGGAACCGAGGCCGGGAATCGAGGCCGAACTGCGGCGCGATTGGAGCGATTACCTCGCCGCGTCCGGGGGCGAAACGGCTTACCCGTTCTTCAAAGAACGGGGACCGGCGCGATGGCGCGCGTGGCGCGAAGCGGCCAGAGGCGACTGTGTGTACGGCATGGTTCTGTACGCGAACTGCCTGGAAAACGGTATCGGGGCCGCGAAAAGCCTGAAGAAGGCAGCCGAACTGTACCGTAAAGCGGCCGAGGCCGGTGAACCGATCGCGATGACCGAGTTGGGCGGGTGCTTCCAGGACGGGAAAGGCGTTCCGAAGGACGAAACCGAAGCGCTCGAGTGGTTCCGCAAGGGAGCCGAAGCCCAAGAGCGAATGGCGATGTATCTCCTCGGGATCACGTACCGGGACGGCCGTGGGGTGGACAAAGACCCCAAGGAAGCGGCCGAATGGTTCCGCAAGGCCGCGGACCTCGACGGGTCGGCC
This region of Gemmata massiliana genomic DNA includes:
- a CDS encoding NAD-dependent epimerase/dehydratase family protein, with translation MPHTILLTGATGFVGSHVAEVLVRRGDTVRTLARAGSDTAFLESLGATVVRGDLTDADALARAIEGCDVVVNCAAKVGDWGHVDGYRAVNVEGLRHLLDATLGRSLHRVVHVSSLGVYAARHHYGTDETEPLPNDHIDGYTQSKVEAERLALQYHRKQKVPVVILRPGFVYGPRDRTVLPRLADRLKERSVMYIARGRFALNTTFVGNIADAVMLAIDAPAEGTVGEVFNITDGEFVSKRRFFETVADGLGLKRPRGFPPVPVWLARIGANWREGVFRRKNKPHPPRITQAQLKFAGLNLDFSIAKARTKLGYTPRVLFDEGMKQALDWYKGHVAK
- a CDS encoding DUF3299 domain-containing protein; amino-acid sequence: MNTFCGRALVCALVALVVPVGARAGLHYSGEQFAELPSRPSGFLTDHRALRAAGRERPDGLPSPLRDDYLAAATRLEKLAKTRALTADEVADLGAVYVRLGKNESALNALVPAVRKFPEHFRIAANLGTAFQLTGDLERAGVQLEEAVRLAPAKLKPFEQAHLKLVRLRLKEGKAANQPAMIDDLFGVKFVGASGSPEAGALADAERKKLPTDALTTIEQLALWLPADARLLWQFGEVCNALGDVRSAVAALDGCVTEFALGSPDLRKRRLVYRAAADELAKKPEHEQHRGTLKTKSSRPLIKAFDEALLPTIESDKTNALPWPVLAATSINAKGQPAFVKYLEQLDGKTVALTGFMQPVKDELAAREFLLLEYPVGCWFCEVPDPTGLLNVELKAGKTAEFRKGLIKVTGTLVLNRSDPEGYLFSLKDARIGEAD
- the rimO gene encoding 30S ribosomal protein S12 methylthiotransferase RimO, producing MSVKSLPLTSSPGTGAPRAPESKGNYAFISLGCPKNTVDSERMLGKLAQDGYALQPGADGADVVIVNTCGFIEPARQESLAVIREMLDLKRAGKVGAVVVAGCMAERQRDVLLEQVPEVDQIVGVFGREEIADVVDRAVSQRDEQKSLFRPAPVRALEDTARLRITPRHFAYLKISEGCDRLCTYCAIPKMRGKHVTKPIEEIIREAHELAADGVRELIIVAQDTTYYGMDLYGCTRLAELLRELDKVDGIEWVRTLYAYPEHISDELIETFAGAKKIIPYLDMPLQHINDRVLKRMIRRVDRAATEKLLLRLREQWPDLAIRTTFITGFPGETDAEYEELKQFVADFKFERVGVFPYSLEPGTPAEKLDGHIPEDVKQTRVAAIMEVQQRVAFGWAEAQVDKEHPVIIDGPDPEFANHFRGRTYADAPEIDCEVRVKGKNLKPGDFVRVKITAADGYDLTAKALGKPW
- a CDS encoding beta strand repeat-containing protein, with translation MAPSWLRQLFKKRFVGQGACAPIQPALMVEALEDRALMAVAIWTGAAIPAPTTGHNSALWSDSLNWQNGYRPQTGDDVIFPAVSGANKPPAAIVNNAFVFPNGTHVPGGTLANSIIDGNYTIGDLQINDDNYHIDALSANTTLRINGRIISNIPQALGSLTGLSLIGPTFATGGISNLRIQLNGLNQEIRSDNIGVLYITADIVNPTSGAGGLLKRGTGTIGLSGNNTFTGAVRVNEGILAVASDNALGSTILGAAVDAGATMALTNGATISDSLDLVGDGVGGLGALRGIIDPYLTFQAPSTVPFGGGTWSGGIALIGNVTIGTDSGATVDVDTTGISGSGNLTKVGFDTLRLFTGNTYGGNTLIRQGAITIFDSNALSPNPLFSTTVFDGATLRVGNGLTVGETLFLNGAGFFFDAAGRPRGALSLFQNGAASEWTGTITLLSASSFGAALNAELLLSGPMGGAFAFTKVDQGNIRIARNNSATGVPTGFAPFTGSTFVNNGTLEIADALALGNTGTVTVNSTTGTSGAVGTLQIEGNYTFARPLVLNGVGFNTVGAVHVVNPAAGGTSAITFSSTVTLGSAASLKIDGGDALSITGVIRDGSVPAGGVIPSLEKTGAGTLTLAGNNTYLGSTALREGLTIITSNQSLGGANGAGTRVFNGAALQIPSAITMTEDLTLSGTGISGGGVLLVGAGTSQITGLITLLGVNTTQADINVAAGGSLTFAGVVSGDADLHKIGAGELRLAGTASNTFLTTTFVDDGRLTLAKPAGLIALGGQVFVGDTTGANNSAELRLEAHNQIPESVSAVTIIVTVREDGVFNLNGFNESLGALTLQGGEITTGTGTLILASNVNVTNSAETAKISGNLSLGAAARTFNVFNGASATDLQIDAVINNGPGITLTGGGTLVLGGANTYTGPTNVAQGVLRLGASNVLPDTTTVVLGNGTTLDVNGFTDGIVAVTGGASTTLALGAGALAVGASNGTSTFGGVITGTAASVLTKIGIGTLTLSGASPVFTGKTIVAAGTVLVNANQGAAQVTVQSGATLGGSGTVGAITVEAGGQLSPGQSPAILSANGIVTLSRGAFFVVEATGTTVGTQYDQLAVTGTANLNNATLVFNPSFTPALNDSFTILTATSVSGIFSGLIDGATFTFGTRVYRINYTATDVTITALALASTATIQSSTNPSLPGQSVTFTFTIAPAAAGDPAPTGTIQFYDNGVAIGGSVALTPTGTNQASASVTTALLTNGSHNITATYTSTNGYQDLIQGDVVLVQAVTVASTVTLQALNGPSVFGDTVGFVARVAQQSGLAVPTGTVTFINSTTGEVLGVVALDATGGAAFSTSTLRAGTSIISAVYSGDSFYRSGSGTATQIVDRQSRIVIGTDAGPQATVQIFDPRTGALLRVLTPFDGYTLGVKVATGDVNGDGIDDVIVSAGAGAPGGHVKVYNGADYSELVSFFTFVGYTGGVNIAAGDVNGDGFDDIIVGTAIANDHVKAFSGRNPADTLLSFFAYGGGNPVGVTVAAGDVNGDGLADVITGSATFAGHVKAFSGQSNGQILGSYFAYGAGYLGGIYVAAGDLDGDGRDEIITGATNAPHVKALDALTGAERQSFIAYPGATFGVRVGAIDRDGDRLADILTGAGGSAPHVKIFDGQTLDLLDSFLAVPPNQSPSPGIFVGGSTK